Proteins from a genomic interval of Aquila chrysaetos chrysaetos chromosome 20, bAquChr1.4, whole genome shotgun sequence:
- the USP19 gene encoding LOW QUALITY PROTEIN: ubiquitin carboxyl-terminal hydrolase 19 (The sequence of the model RefSeq protein was modified relative to this genomic sequence to represent the inferred CDS: deleted 1 base in 1 codon): protein MSSSTNAPGQRRVSRGLDDATNKKKQKDRANQESKEVSRPELEQAETAQEKDSEEELLLDWKQNADEIIVKLNLGSGALKVEDVDAAFTDTDCVVKLPDGRQWSCQFYEEIESSCSKVQCKKGNFLQLVLQKKIPLHTWSSLLKRRKDGSKELAKGTTCWENGKEKAASAELAPEEPRAEGAEPSRSRREPSNPKRAPGRSEALGGKSPASPGTQSGPSAKRAVYLKVAPTEEEPNARVTGSVEPSKGHSGRAGSRRNGRASQVDAPTALADLAPPLEKAVVLAKESVPVEMPPLAATTEVFPHRVATCVEKRVLQPGSPAEALRGRDCTPVLGESSKTVPAATPPPGRDGEKRDWSKDDVALEAAADEPEPFVSLTFVKNDSYEKGNDLVVVHVYVKEIHKETSKVLFREQDFTLVFQTSDTNFLRLHPGCGPHTVFRWQVKLRNLIEPDQCTYNFTMSRIDVCLKKRQSQRWGGLEAPATRGAVGGAKVAMPTGPTPLDKNPPGSNQHPLSSKEEARASDKEKPRVEDGGLDGVAARTAPEHVAVKQEPHIPSPKPTCMVPPMTHSPVSTESVEDDEDEDEKKKVCLPGFTGLVNLGNTCFMNSVIQSLSNTRELRDYFHDRSFESEINYNNPLGTGGRLAIGFAMLLRALWKGTHHAFQPSKLKAIVASKASQFTGYAQHDAQEFMAFLLDGLHEDLNRIQNKPYTETVDSDGRPDEVVAEEAWQRHKMRNDSFIVDLFQGQYKSKLVCPVCSKVSITFDPFLYLPVPLPQKQKVLTVYYFAKEPHKKPIKFLVSISKENSSAMEVLDSVAHSVRVKPENLRLAEVIKNRFHRMFLPSNSLDTVSPTDLLLCFEVLSPELAKERVVELQVQQRPQVPSGPVAKCAACQKKQLPEDEKLRRCTRCYRVGYCNVACQKTHWPDHKALCRPENIGFPFLISVPESRLTYARLAQLLEGYARYSVSVFQPPFQLGRMSPDQGLQPLLPDKLDPLAKSSCAAATSAPELGDVDRATSLLQEPPLSPAVPELHLELGDTGTVRSKVLAARSSLLSLDSGFSEHMESQGDSCCEKEPSYERALKPEAAIPGYQHTPDSLSARATQFYINKIDAANREHKLEDKGDTPLELTDDCSLALVWKNNERLKEFVLVESKELECVEDPGSASEAARAGHFTLEQCLNLFTKPEVLAPEEAWYCPKCKQHREASKQLMLWRLPNVLIIQLKRFSFRSFIWRDKINDMVDFPVRSLDLSKFCIGRKGEQQLPMYDLYAVINHYGGMIGGHYTAYARLPNDKNSQRSDVGWRLFDDSTVTTVDESQVVTRYAYVLFYRRRNSPVERPLPGHPPDHRTERTPSAEAAASQASLIWQELEAEEQELQLEAPQRPARNSWRPRGQKRSPGTPQHPDEGCVRYFVLATTAAIVALFLNVFYPLIYQTRWR from the exons ATGTCCAGCAGCACCAATGCCCCTGGTCAGAGGAGAGTGTCTCGGGGCTTGGATGATGCCACCAACAAGAAGAAGCAGAAGGATCGAGCCAACCAGGAGAGCAAGGAAG TGTCTCGCCCTGAGCTCGAGCAGGCTGAGACTGCCCAGGAGAAGGACTCAGAGGAGG agctgctgctggactGGAAGCAGAACGCTGACGAGATCATCGTCAAACTGAACTTGGGCAGTGGAGCTCTGAAGGTGGAGGATGTAGATGCTGCTTTCACCGACACGGACTGTGTGGTCAAACTACCAG ACGGGCGCCAGTGGAGCTGTCAGTTCTATGAGGAAATTGAGAGCTCCTGCAGCAAGGTCCAGTGCAAGAAGGGCAACTTTCTACAGCTTGTGCTTCAGAAGAAGATCCCACTCCATACCTGGTCTTCGCTTCTG aagagaaggaaagacgGATCCAAAGAGCTGGCCAAAGGGACCACGTGCTGGGAGAACGGGAAGGAGaaggctgcttctgcagagctaGCCCCTGAAGAGCCGAGGGCTGAAGGTGCAGAACCGTCAAGGTCCCGCCGGGAGCCCTCCAACCCCAAGCGCGCTCCAGGAAGAAGTGAGGCCCTGGGAGGGAAAAGCCCAGCCAGCCCAGGGACACAGAGCGGCCCCAGCGCCAAGCGGGCAGTATACCTCAAAGTGGCTCCCACTGAAGAGGAGCCAAATGCCAGAGTCACTGGGAGCGTGGAGCCCAGCAAAGGGCACAGCGGGAGGGCAGGCAGCCGCCGCAATGGGAGAGCCAGCCAGGTCGATGCGCCCACAGCCCTCGCAGACCTCGCACCGCCACTGGAGAAG GCTGTGGTTTTGGCCAAGGAAAGTGTTCCTGTGGAGATGCCACCTCTCGCAGCTACCACAGAGGTGTTCCCCCACCGTGTTGCCACCTGTGTGGAGAAGAGGgtcctgcagccaggcagccctgctgaggCCTTGCGGGGCCGGGACTGCACGCCTGTCCTGGGAGAGAGCTCTAAGACTGTCCCAGCAGCCACCCCTCCCCCGGGCAGAGACGGTGAGAAGAGGGACTGGTCCAAGGATGATGTGGCTCTGGAAGCAGCGGCTGATG AGCCAGAGCCTTTTGTGAGCCTGACCTTTGTCAAGAATGACTCATATGAGAAGGGCAATGACCTGGTGGTAGTGCACGTCTACGTGAAGGAGATCCACAAGGAGACGTCCAAGGTGTTATTCCGGGAGCAAGACTTCACACTGGTGTTCCAGACAAG TGACACAAACTTCCTTCGCCTCCATCCTGGCTGTGGGCCCCACACGGTGTTCCGGTGGCAGGTGAAGCTCAG GAACCTTATTGAGCCGGATCAGTGCACATACAACTTCACGATGTCCCGCATCGACGTCTGCCTGAAGAAACGCCAGAGCCagcgctgg ggggggctggaagCTCCAGCCACACGAG GTGCAGTGGGTGGTGCAAAGGTTGCCATGCCTACAGGCCCTACCCCTCTGGACAAGAACCCCCCGGGCAGTAACCAGCACCCCCTGTCCAGCAAGGAGGAGGCCCGAGCCAGTGACAAAGAGAAGCCGCGTGTGGAAGATGGCGGTCTGGATGGCGTGGCAGCCCGTACAGCCCCAGAGCATGTGGCAGTGAAGCAAGAGCCGCACATCCCCTCG CCCAAACCGACGTGCATGGTGCCACCAATGACACACAGCCCTGTGAGCACCGAGAGCGTGGAGGATGATGAGGATGAGGACGAGAAGAAGAAGGTCTGCCTGCCTGGCTTCACGGGGCTGGTGAACCTGGGCAACACCTGCTTCATGAACAGCGTCATCCAGTCCCTGTCTAACACCCGGGAGCTGCGCGACTACTTCCATG ATCGGTCCTTTGAGTCTGAAATCAACTACAACAACCCGCTGGGGACGGGGGGACGCCTGGCCATTGGCTTTGCCATGCTGCTGCGAGCGCTGTGGAAGGGCACGCAccatgccttccagccctctAAACTGAAG GCAATCGTGGCCAGCAAGGCCAGCCAGTTCACTGGCTATGCCCAGCATGATGCTCAGGAGTTCATGGCCTTCCTGCTCGATGGCCTGCACGAGGACCTCAACCGCATCCAGAACAAGCCCTACACAGAGACTGTTGACTCGGATGGGAGGCCTGATGAG GTGGTAGCTGAGGAGGCCTGGCAGCGACACAAGATGAGGAATGACTCTTTCATTGTGGACCTCTTCCAGGGCCAGTACAAATCCAAGCTGGTGTGCCCAGTGTGTTCCAAG GTGTCCATCACCTTTGACCCCTTCCTGTACCTCCCCGTGCCCCTCCCGCAGAAGCAGAAGGTGCTGACCGTCTACTACTTTGCAAAGGAACCGCACAAGAAACCCATCAAG TTCCTCGTGAGTATCAGCAAGGAGAACTCCAGTGCCATGGAGGTACTCGACTCAGTGGCCCACAGCGTGCGCGTGAAACCAGAGAACCTGCGCCTGGCAGAG GTGATCAAGAATCGCTTCCACCGCATGTTCCTGCCATCCAACTCGCTGGACACAGTCTCCCCcacagacctgctgctctgcttcgAGGTGCTGTCCCCAGAGTTGGCCAAGGAGCGGGTGGTCGAGCTGCAGGTCCAGCAG CGTCCACAGGTGCCCAGTGGCCCCGTCGCCAAGTGTGCGGCCTGCCAGAAGAAGCAGCTGCCGGAGGATGAGAAGCTCAGGCGCTGCACGAGGTGCTATCGAGTCGGTTACTGCAACGT AGCATGTCAGAAAACACACTGGCCAGACCACAAGGCTTTGTGCCGCCCCGAGAACATCGGTTTCCCCTTCCTCATCAGTGTGCCAGAGTCCCGCCTCACCTATGCCCGCCTGGCCCAACTGCTGGAGGGCTACGCAAG GTACTCAGTCAGCGTGTTCCAGCCTCCATTCCAGCTGGGCCGGATGTCACCGgaccaggggctgcagcctctgctcccgGACAAGCTGGACCCCCTGGCCaaaagcagctgtgcagcagccacctctgccCCCGAGCTGGGGGATGTGGATAGGGCTACCAGCCTCCTGCAGGAGCCCCCACTCTCGCCAGCTGTGCCTGAGCTGCACCTGGAGCTGGGGGACACTGGCACTGTCCGGAGCAAGGTCCTGGCAGCTAGGAGTTCCCTGTTGAGCTTGGATTCGGGCTTCTCTGAGCACATGGAGTCGCAGGGCGACAGCTGTTGTGAGAAGGAGCCATCCTATGAGAGAGCACTCAAGCCAGAAG CTGCCATCCCTGGGTACCAGCACACTCCAGACTCGCTGAGTGCCCGTGCCACGCAGTTTTACATCAACAAGATCGACGCTGCCAACCGAGAGCACAAGCTGGAAGATAAAG GTGACACTCCCCTGGAGCTGACAGACGACTGCTCCCTTGCCCTGGTGTGGAAGAACAATGAACGCCTCAAGGAATTTGTGTTGGTGGAGTCCAAGGAGCTGGAGTGCGTGGAGGACCCGGGCTCGGCCAGCGAAGCAGCCCGGGCTGGCCACTTCACCCTGGAGCAGTGCCTCAATCTCTTCACCAAGCCCGAAGTCCTGGCCCCGGAGGAAGCGTG GTACTGCCCCAAGTGCAAGCAGCACCGCGAGGCCTCCAAGCAGCTGATGCTGTGGCGGCTACCCAACGTCCTCATTATCCAGCTCAAGCGCTTCTCCTTCCGCAGCTTTATTTGGAGGGACAAGATCAACGACATGGTGGACTTCCCTGTCCG GAGCCTGGACCTGAGCAAGTTCTGCATTGGCCGGAAGGGCGAGCAACAGCTGCCCATGTATGACCTATATGCTGTGATCAACCATTACGGAGGCATGATTGGGGGGCACTACACAGCGTACGCCCGCCTGCCCAACGACAAGAACAGCCAGCGCAGTGACGTGG GCTGGCGGCTCTTTGACGACAGCACAGTCACCACCGTGGACGAGAGCCAGGTGGTAACCAGATACGCCTATGTCCTCTTCTACCGCCGGCGGAACTCTCCTGTGGAGAGACCCCTGCCAGGGCACCCCCCAGACCACCGAACCGAGCGCACCCCCTCTGCGGaagctgctgccagccag